The genomic window CAAAAGCTGCTGGAAACATGTCTTAGAGGGCAAGACGGAGGTGTACATCCAGCGGGTCCTGGAGGTCTGCTGCACCACCTCTACGCCCGAGAAGTCCTATAAGGTAGAAGACCTCGTCGCCGGTAAATATGGCGAGCCTGGAGCGGCCCTGATGCTCTTCAGGAGCTACCCGAGGGTCTCCTTCCTGGAGCAGATCGTCGATAGCTGGCCCGTGTATACACCGACCGGAAGGTTTCAGTGCTACAACGACGAGCCGGAGGTGATCGAATACGGGGAGAACTTCATCGTCCATCGGGAGGCGGTGGAGGCGACGCCGTATCTCCCTAACGTAATCGTCTCCACGAACCCCCTGGTCCGTCCAGAGGACTACGGCATCCCCTTAGATGCTATGAAGCCTGAAATGCGAACGATCCGAAACGTGAAGATGCCGTGGAAGCAGGTAAAACTGACCAAGAATCCCCTGTGGGAGAAGGGATACAAGTTTTACTGCGTGACTCCGAAGAGCCGCCATACGGTCCACTCCTCCTGGGCTGTGGTCGACTGGAACTGGATCTGGAGCACCAACTTTGGCGACCCGTACCGGATGGATAAGCGGGCCCCGGGTGTGGGGGACTGGCAGCTCCATATGAACCCTCAGGCGGCCAAAGACCTGGGGATTAACGACGGCGACTGGGTCTATATGGATGCCAACCCGGCCGATCGTCCATATGAAGGCTGGAAGCCGAATGATCCCTTCTACAAGGTGGCCCGGTCCATGCTGCGGGTGAAGTACAACCCGGCGTACCCCTATCATTTCACGATGACCAAACACTCCAGTTGGATGGCTACCGACCGCACCGTCAAGGCGCATGAGACGAGGCCGGATGGTCGGGCCCTCGCCTCCACAGGATATCAGTCGAACTGGCGGTACGGCTCCCATCAGAGCGTGACCCGAAGCTTCCTCATGCCGATGCACCAGTTGGACACCCTGCTTCACAAGAAGACAACCAACATGATCTTCGTCTGGGGATTCGATGAGGACAACCACGCGGTCAACACCGTTCCGAAGGAGACGCTGATCAGGATCACCAAGGCCGAGAATGGAGGTCTGGATAACAGGCATCCCTGGGAGCCGACCTGGACAGGGTTTGCTCCGAAGAATGAAAGCGACTTCACGAGCCGGCTTCTCAAGGGAGCGCTCATTAAGATGAAAGCCTAAGGAGAGTCGAATGGCCGAAAAAGAGTTCGAGGCGGATGATCCGATGGAATTGGTCGGGGTAGCGCTCCCCGGAGGGAATCTTGAGGAGATGATGGAGTGCCTGGTGGAGGAGTATATCCGGGACGGCTGGGACGATGAGAGTCTGCTCCACCTCTTCCGTGATCCCTTCTACCGGGGGACCCATCAGATTTATCATGAAAAGGGGGAGGAGTACGTCCTGGCCATCATCTCCCGACTGAGGGAGAAGTGGGGGTATTGGAATGGAAAAGACATCTCTCTACGGCTTCGGGCCGATGAGGTTAAAAAACAGATTTTGACACCCGAGAAGGAGACATACCATGGCGTGGAATGAGGTGTATAACTGGCAGCTCGGAAGGAAGATGGCCTATCCCTACCCGGAGGCCCATCCCAAGTGGCAGTTCGCCTTCGTCTTCAACACCAACCGGTGTATCGCCTGTCAGACCTGCACGATGGCCTGCAAATCCACCTGGACCTTCTCAAAGGGACAGGAGTACATGTGGTGGAACAACGTGGAGACGAAACCCTATGGTGGCTATCCCCAGTTCTGGGATATGAAGATCCTTCAGCTTCTCGATGAGGCCCATAACCGGGAGGGGAGGGAAGCGGTCTGGGATGCCTCCAAGAAGGACGGAAGCAAACGCCCCTACGGGGCCTACGAGGGGATGACGATCTTCGAGGCCGCAAAGAAGCGGTATGGGCCGGAGGGGGGTGTCCGGGCCCTCGGATACATCCCGAAAGACGAGGAGTGGCGCTTTCCCAACATCTATGAAGACACGGCAACCACGCCTCATGAAGGGGTGCCAGAGAAGTGGTATGGTCCGGATGCCTCGTCAGTGCTTCCCGAGCACAAGACCTGGTTTTTCTATCTCCAGCGGCTTTGCAACCACTGCACCTACCCGGCCTGTCTCGCGGCTTGTCCGAGAAAGGCGATCTACAAAAGACCGGAAGATGGGATCGTCTTGATTGATCAGGAGCGGTGCCGGGGCTATCGAAAATGTGTTGAGGCCTGCCCCTATAAGAAGCCGATGTTTCGGGGAACGACAAGGGTTTCGGAAAAATGCATTGCCTGCTATCCCCGAATCGAGGGAAAGGATCCTCACATCACCCCCGATGGCGTTCCTATTGAGACCCGGTGCATGTCGGCCTGTGTCGGGAGGATCCGTATCCAGGGCCTGGTCCGCATTGATGAGAAGACCGGAGATTGGGCGGAGGACCACTATAACCCGATCTACTACCTGGTCAAGGTGGCAAAGGTCGGCCTTCCCCTGTATCCCCAGTTCGGGACCGAGCCGAATGGCTACTACATCCCTCCACGGTGGGCGCCCCGGCCCTACCTACGACAGATGTTCGGTCCTGGGGTAGATGAGGCGATTGAGAGGTATGTGGCCCCTGACCGGGAGCTGCTGGCAGTGCTCCAGCTCGTCCGCGCCAGTCAGGAGATCATCTTCCGGTATGAGATCAAGGAAGGTCCGAAGGTCTTCGAGACGATCCATCCCGTAACCGGCAAGAAATGGGAGATGTATAACGACACGGTGATCGGCTACGACAAGAATGATAGGGAGATTATCCGGCAGACGGTGGAGGAGCCGAAGTATATCCGGCCCAATGTCCACTTTAACTCTATTTAGGAGACCAAGATGAATCAGGGAGAGACCGTCAATCGCGCGCTGGCCAGGAGCTATCTTTACCACCTCTCCTCGCTC from Candidatus Methylomirabilota bacterium includes these protein-coding regions:
- a CDS encoding 4Fe-4S dicluster domain-containing protein; translated protein: MAYPYPEAHPKWQFAFVFNTNRCIACQTCTMACKSTWTFSKGQEYMWWNNVETKPYGGYPQFWDMKILQLLDEAHNREGREAVWDASKKDGSKRPYGAYEGMTIFEAAKKRYGPEGGVRALGYIPKDEEWRFPNIYEDTATTPHEGVPEKWYGPDASSVLPEHKTWFFYLQRLCNHCTYPACLAACPRKAIYKRPEDGIVLIDQERCRGYRKCVEACPYKKPMFRGTTRVSEKCIACYPRIEGKDPHITPDGVPIETRCMSACVGRIRIQGLVRIDEKTGDWAEDHYNPIYYLVKVAKVGLPLYPQFGTEPNGYYIPPRWAPRPYLRQMFGPGVDEAIERYVAPDRELLAVLQLVRASQEIIFRYEIKEGPKVFETIHPVTGKKWEMYNDTVIGYDKNDREIIRQTVEEPKYIRPNVHFNSI